A portion of the Elephas maximus indicus isolate mEleMax1 chromosome 24, mEleMax1 primary haplotype, whole genome shotgun sequence genome contains these proteins:
- the CFHR2 gene encoding LOW QUALITY PROTEIN: complement factor H-related protein 2 (The sequence of the model RefSeq protein was modified relative to this genomic sequence to represent the inferred CDS: inserted 5 bases in 3 codons; substituted 1 base at 1 genomic stop codon): MGKYLYYTCDHSYVSALQSLWTRITCTEEGWSPIPKCRRQCFFPSVXNGHSSSSGQIDLKVTLXILCDTGYKLANDQSSITCTEDDWSSPPKCSSADSEGKCGFPPPFENGDITSFPLPMYAQGSTVEYQCQASHELQGDXNITCRNGQWSEPQKCLDACVISEDMMEKXNMQLRWKYDKKIYLKTGDTFEFTCKRGYKEKMPR, encoded by the exons ATGGGAAAATATTTGTACTATACCTGTGATCATAGCTATGTGTCTGCTTTGCAGTCTCTCTGGACTCGAATAACCTGCACAGAGGAAGGATGGTCACCAATACCAAAGTGTCGCA GACAGTGCTTTTTTCCTTCGG GAAATGGGCATTCTTCATCGTCAGGACAAATAGACCTGAAGGTGACACTGTAAATTTTATGTGACACGGGCTACAAACTTGCAAATGATCAGAGCAGCATTACATGTACGGAAGATGACTGGTCCTCTCCTCCCAAATGCAGCTCTGCCG attCTGAAGGAAAATGTGGGTTCCCTCCACCTTTTGAAAATGGGGACATAACTTCATTCCCATTACCCATGTATGCCCAAGGATCAACAGTTGAGTATCAATGCCAGGCCTCCCATGAACTTCAGGGTGA AAACATAACGTGTAGAAATGGACAGTGGTCAGAACCACAAAAATGCTTAG atgCATGTGTAATATCAGAAGACATGATGGAAAA CAATATGCAGTTAAGATGGAAATATgacaaaaaaatttatttgaaaacagGTGATACTTTTGAATTTACTTGTAAACGGGGATATAAGGAAAAGATGCCAAGGTGA